From one Acidobacteriota bacterium genomic stretch:
- the rpsH gene encoding 30S ribosomal protein S8, with protein sequence MTDPIADMLARIRNATLARHSRVDIPASKLKVEIARILETEGYIQGYKLLDAQPGAPPQALLRINLKYGPRGERVISGLQRVSRPGRRVYLGRDSVPEVLGGLGTSILTTSRGVMTGREAVKAGVGGEVLCNIW encoded by the coding sequence ATGACTGACCCGATTGCTGACATGCTCGCGCGGATTCGCAACGCGACGCTCGCGCGCCACTCGCGCGTGGACATCCCCGCGTCGAAGCTGAAAGTGGAGATCGCCCGGATCCTCGAGACCGAAGGCTACATCCAGGGCTACAAGCTGCTGGATGCCCAGCCGGGCGCGCCGCCGCAGGCGCTGCTCCGCATCAACCTCAAATACGGCCCGCGCGGCGAGCGGGTGATTTCCGGTCTGCAGCGCGTCAGCCGTCCGGGGCGCCGCGTCTATCTGGGGCGCGACAGCGTGCCGGAGGTCCTCGGCGGCCTCGGCACGAGCATCCTGACGACCTCGCGCGGCGTCATGACCGGCCGCGAGGCGGTCAAGGCGGGCGTCGGCGGCGAAGTGCTCTGCAACATCTGGTAG
- the rplF gene encoding 50S ribosomal protein L6 produces MSRIGKKVIIVPKGVKVHVDAAGVDVQGPKGKLRQLLPPGVRFELKDDHLHARTTDENNPELGKFHGLARSLVANAVKGVTDGFQKDLDIVGVGYRAEVKGKQVIFALGYSHPVVFTIPEGINIAVDKQTHITVTGIDRQLVGQVAADIRRLRKPDPYKQKGVRYTGEVLKKKVGKTGA; encoded by the coding sequence ATGTCTCGAATTGGCAAGAAAGTCATCATCGTGCCGAAGGGCGTCAAGGTGCACGTCGACGCCGCCGGCGTCGACGTGCAGGGACCGAAGGGCAAGCTGCGCCAGCTGCTGCCGCCGGGCGTCCGCTTCGAGCTGAAGGACGACCACCTGCACGCGCGGACGACCGACGAGAACAACCCGGAGCTCGGGAAGTTCCACGGCCTGGCGCGCAGCCTCGTCGCCAACGCCGTGAAGGGGGTCACCGACGGCTTCCAGAAGGACCTCGACATCGTCGGCGTCGGCTATCGCGCCGAGGTGAAGGGGAAGCAGGTCATCTTCGCGCTCGGCTACTCGCACCCCGTGGTGTTCACCATCCCCGAGGGGATCAACATCGCGGTCGACAAGCAGACGCACATCACGGTGACCGGTATCGACCGCCAGCTGGTGGGCCAGGTCGCGGCCGACATCCGCCGGCTGCGCAAGCCCGACCCCTACAAGCAGAAGGGCGTGCGCTACACGGGCGAAGTGCTGAAGAAGAAGGTCGGGAAGACCGGGGCGTAG
- a CDS encoding 50S ribosomal protein L18: MKIKTMKDRRERIRLRQRKRITGTAERPRLAVFRSDSHIYAQVIDDLSGRTLASASSTEPAVKGKAPKGTRGGNTMGAKAIGKLIAERLIEKGIRQVVFDRGGFLYHGRVKAIAEAAREAGLQF; this comes from the coding sequence ATGAAGATCAAGACGATGAAGGATCGCCGCGAGCGGATTCGGCTCCGGCAGCGGAAGCGGATCACCGGCACGGCCGAGCGGCCGCGGCTGGCCGTGTTCCGCAGCGACTCGCACATCTACGCCCAGGTCATCGACGATCTGTCGGGCCGCACGCTCGCGTCCGCCTCGTCGACCGAGCCGGCCGTGAAGGGGAAGGCGCCCAAGGGCACCCGCGGCGGCAACACGATGGGGGCGAAGGCGATCGGCAAGCTCATCGCCGAGCGGCTGATTGAAAAAGGCATCAGGCAGGTGGTGTTCGACCGCGGCGGGTTTCTCTACCACGGGCGCGTGAAGGCGATCGCCGAGGCGGCGCGCGAGGCAGGACTGCAGTTTTAG